One Punica granatum isolate Tunisia-2019 chromosome 3, ASM765513v2, whole genome shotgun sequence genomic window carries:
- the LOC116199413 gene encoding uncharacterized protein LOC116199413 isoform X3, with amino-acid sequence MAMMLLQLRLPGGKCGLVSAHVSMHTALRLSSLFLLLSVTFFGRSAAASCQQLHTCSSPTTSVSHPAAVSPSAMTDSRSDACPEKIGDVSQLKCAFKLFDADFFPDSKVQEIAEGAVDYNIPIIRANRKSVASVDGGLQNPSPLVFNAKWGNASEQVNIKSRRFDYPSPSGIQRPKNDEDIAFMSVVGLGELIRTGQITSEELTRIFLQRLKRYGDVLQSVVSYTEELAFMQAKEADRLLAEGTYLGPLHGIPYGLKDIIAVPHYRTTWGSKTFKDQVLDIEAWVYKRLKSAGAVLVAKLATGSLAYDDIWFGGRTRNPWNIEEFSTGSSAGPAACTSAGMVPFAIGSETAGSMTYPAARCGVTALRPTFGSVGRTGVMSISESLDKLGPFCRTAADCAIILDAIRGKDPDDLSSRDISLDNPFTVDITKLTVGYLDDAEMEVIEVLKTKGVNMVPFKLNYTVESVQGILNFTMDVDMLAHFDEWQRQGKDAVYEAQDQWPVELRRARMISVVDYVQAQRARGKLIREVREGFEVDAFVGNATDWEKVCLGNLVGIPIIVVPTGFTSISNLPSGGSKRRTTLNTGIYAPPEKDHIALALAMAYQSVTDHHKQRPPIDDLAPDELAPGRESVVYPSRRLHIYPK; translated from the exons ATGGCGATGATGCTGCTGCAGCTTCGACTGCCCGGCGGCAAGTGTGGCCTCGTCAGCGCGCACGTGTCGATGCACACCGCTCTCCGTCTGTCGTCCCTCTTCTTGCTCCTCTCTGTTACCTTCTTCGGCAGGAGCGCCGCTGCTTCGTGTCAGCAGCTCCACACCTGCTCATCTCCAACGACCTCCGTCAGTCATCCGGCCGCCGTGAGCCCTTCCGCGATGACG GACAGCAGGAGCGATGCATGTCCGGAGAAGATTGGTGATGTTTCACAGCTTAAATGTGCATTCAAATTATTTGATGCGGACTTCTTCCCTGACAGTAAG GTCCAGGAGATTGCAGAGGGTGCAGTGGACTACAATATCCCCATAATCAGAGCAAACAGAAAATCTGTTGCCTCCGTTGATGGAGGTCTGCAGAATCCATCTCCATTAGTTTTCAATGCCAAGTGGGGCAATGCTAGTGAACAAGTGAACATCAAAAGCAGAAGATTTGATTACCCTTCACCGTCTGGCATACAAAGACCAAAGAATGATGAAGATATTGCATTTATGAGT GTTGTTGGACTAGGAGAGCTTATAAGAACAGGGCAAATTACATCTGAGGAGCTTACTAGGATCTTTCTGCAGAGATTAAAGAG GTATGGCGATGTGCTTCAATCTGTCGTATCCTACACGGAAGAATTAGCATTCATGCAAGCAAAAGAAGCTGATAGGTTGCTTGCTGAGGGGACATACCTTG GTCCTCTCCATGGGATTCCTTATGGATTGAAGGACATAATTGCGGTACCACATTACAGAACGACTTGGGGTTCAAAAACTTTCAAAGACCAGGTCCTTGACATTGAAGCTTGGGTTTACAAAAG GTTGAAATCCGCGGGTGCAGTTCTTGTTGCGAAGCTTGCCACTGGTTCACTGGCATATGATGATATATGGTTTGGTGGTAGAACAAGGAACCCTTGGAACATCGAGGAATTTTCCACTGGCTCGTCAGCTGGGCCCGCTGCCTGCACTTCAGCAG GCATGGTTCCCTTTGCAATTGGTTCAGAGACGGCTGGATCCATGACATATCCTGCAGCTCGATGTGGCGTTACTGCATTGCGCCCGACATTTGGTTCTGTTGGTCGGACTGGTGTTATGAGCATATCAGAAAGCCTA GATAAACTTGGCCCTTTCTGCAGGACAGCAGCAGACTGTGCAATCATACTGGATGCTATTCGAGGAAAGGATCCTGATGATCTATCATCAAGAGACATTTCACTTGATAATCCATTCACGGTGGACATAACAAAACTCACAGTTGGATATCTAGATGATGCCGAGATGGAG GTTATTGAAGTTCTTAAAACAAAAGGCGTCAACATGGTCcctttcaaattaaattacacAGTAGAGTCCGTTCAAGGCATACTCAATTTCACGATGGATGTGGATATGTTGGCCCACTTTGATGAGTGGCAGCGACAGGGGAAGGATGCTGTTTATGAAGCTCAAGATCAATGGCCTGTTGAACTGCGCCGCGCACGCATGATTTCAGTTGTGGACTATGTGCAG GCTCAACGAGCTAGGGGTAAACTGATTCGCGAAGTAAGAGAAGGCTTTGAGGTTGATGCATTTGTTGGAAATGCAACTGACTGGGAGAAAGTTTGCTTGGGAAATCTCGTGGGAATCCCTATCATCGTTGTTCCCACTGGATTTACTAGCATATCCAATCTGCCTTCTGGTGGGTCAAAACGAAGAACCACTTTGAACACTGGCATTTATGCTCCCCCAGAGAAGGATCACATC GCTCTAGCCCTGGCCATGGCTTACCAGTCGGTCACAGATCACCACAAGCAACGGCCGCCAATTGATGATCTTGCACCAGATGAGTTGGCTCCTGGCAGGGAATCAGTGGTTTACCCTTCTAGACGCCTACATAT ATATCCGAAGTGA
- the LOC116199413 gene encoding uncharacterized protein LOC116199413 isoform X1, with protein MAMMLLQLRLPGGKCGLVSAHVSMHTALRLSSLFLLLSVTFFGRSAAASCQQLHTCSSPTTSVSHPAAVSPSAMTARTCNLIEKMLCPKVRFHGCASSSYSSRSDACPEKIGDVSQLKCAFKLFDADFFPDSKVQEIAEGAVDYNIPIIRANRKSVASVDGGLQNPSPLVFNAKWGNASEQVNIKSRRFDYPSPSGIQRPKNDEDIAFMSVVGLGELIRTGQITSEELTRIFLQRLKRYGDVLQSVVSYTEELAFMQAKEADRLLAEGTYLGPLHGIPYGLKDIIAVPHYRTTWGSKTFKDQVLDIEAWVYKRLKSAGAVLVAKLATGSLAYDDIWFGGRTRNPWNIEEFSTGSSAGPAACTSAGMVPFAIGSETAGSMTYPAARCGVTALRPTFGSVGRTGVMSISESLDKLGPFCRTAADCAIILDAIRGKDPDDLSSRDISLDNPFTVDITKLTVGYLDDAEMEVIEVLKTKGVNMVPFKLNYTVESVQGILNFTMDVDMLAHFDEWQRQGKDAVYEAQDQWPVELRRARMISVVDYVQAQRARGKLIREVREGFEVDAFVGNATDWEKVCLGNLVGIPIIVVPTGFTSISNLPSGGSKRRTTLNTGIYAPPEKDHIALALAMAYQSVTDHHKQRPPIDDLAPDELAPGRESVVYPSRRLHIYPK; from the exons ATGGCGATGATGCTGCTGCAGCTTCGACTGCCCGGCGGCAAGTGTGGCCTCGTCAGCGCGCACGTGTCGATGCACACCGCTCTCCGTCTGTCGTCCCTCTTCTTGCTCCTCTCTGTTACCTTCTTCGGCAGGAGCGCCGCTGCTTCGTGTCAGCAGCTCCACACCTGCTCATCTCCAACGACCTCCGTCAGTCATCCGGCCGCCGTGAGCCCTTCCGCGATGACG GCGAGAACTTGTAACTTAATCGAGAAAATGTTGTGTCCGAAAGTTCGGTTTCATGGTTGTGCCTCCTCTTCTTATTCCAG CAGGAGCGATGCATGTCCGGAGAAGATTGGTGATGTTTCACAGCTTAAATGTGCATTCAAATTATTTGATGCGGACTTCTTCCCTGACAGTAAG GTCCAGGAGATTGCAGAGGGTGCAGTGGACTACAATATCCCCATAATCAGAGCAAACAGAAAATCTGTTGCCTCCGTTGATGGAGGTCTGCAGAATCCATCTCCATTAGTTTTCAATGCCAAGTGGGGCAATGCTAGTGAACAAGTGAACATCAAAAGCAGAAGATTTGATTACCCTTCACCGTCTGGCATACAAAGACCAAAGAATGATGAAGATATTGCATTTATGAGT GTTGTTGGACTAGGAGAGCTTATAAGAACAGGGCAAATTACATCTGAGGAGCTTACTAGGATCTTTCTGCAGAGATTAAAGAG GTATGGCGATGTGCTTCAATCTGTCGTATCCTACACGGAAGAATTAGCATTCATGCAAGCAAAAGAAGCTGATAGGTTGCTTGCTGAGGGGACATACCTTG GTCCTCTCCATGGGATTCCTTATGGATTGAAGGACATAATTGCGGTACCACATTACAGAACGACTTGGGGTTCAAAAACTTTCAAAGACCAGGTCCTTGACATTGAAGCTTGGGTTTACAAAAG GTTGAAATCCGCGGGTGCAGTTCTTGTTGCGAAGCTTGCCACTGGTTCACTGGCATATGATGATATATGGTTTGGTGGTAGAACAAGGAACCCTTGGAACATCGAGGAATTTTCCACTGGCTCGTCAGCTGGGCCCGCTGCCTGCACTTCAGCAG GCATGGTTCCCTTTGCAATTGGTTCAGAGACGGCTGGATCCATGACATATCCTGCAGCTCGATGTGGCGTTACTGCATTGCGCCCGACATTTGGTTCTGTTGGTCGGACTGGTGTTATGAGCATATCAGAAAGCCTA GATAAACTTGGCCCTTTCTGCAGGACAGCAGCAGACTGTGCAATCATACTGGATGCTATTCGAGGAAAGGATCCTGATGATCTATCATCAAGAGACATTTCACTTGATAATCCATTCACGGTGGACATAACAAAACTCACAGTTGGATATCTAGATGATGCCGAGATGGAG GTTATTGAAGTTCTTAAAACAAAAGGCGTCAACATGGTCcctttcaaattaaattacacAGTAGAGTCCGTTCAAGGCATACTCAATTTCACGATGGATGTGGATATGTTGGCCCACTTTGATGAGTGGCAGCGACAGGGGAAGGATGCTGTTTATGAAGCTCAAGATCAATGGCCTGTTGAACTGCGCCGCGCACGCATGATTTCAGTTGTGGACTATGTGCAG GCTCAACGAGCTAGGGGTAAACTGATTCGCGAAGTAAGAGAAGGCTTTGAGGTTGATGCATTTGTTGGAAATGCAACTGACTGGGAGAAAGTTTGCTTGGGAAATCTCGTGGGAATCCCTATCATCGTTGTTCCCACTGGATTTACTAGCATATCCAATCTGCCTTCTGGTGGGTCAAAACGAAGAACCACTTTGAACACTGGCATTTATGCTCCCCCAGAGAAGGATCACATC GCTCTAGCCCTGGCCATGGCTTACCAGTCGGTCACAGATCACCACAAGCAACGGCCGCCAATTGATGATCTTGCACCAGATGAGTTGGCTCCTGGCAGGGAATCAGTGGTTTACCCTTCTAGACGCCTACATAT ATATCCGAAGTGA
- the LOC116199414 gene encoding protein trichome berefringence-like 7 encodes MMHNFSRSTSLNFSRSTSLNFSRSSSFNRKGTALSVGSPRVNVRSSWVSRHFRIIIVLGYSVTFLLAIFASYAFVVPNLKITFHGDTSLNTNASLSACDLFDGTWVQDESYPLYNASNCPFTEQGFNCLANGRKDDEYLKWRWKPRNCDIPKFNAQMVLEWLRNKRLVFVGDSMSRTQWESLICFLMTGVDDKKSVYEVNGNTITKRIRFLGVRFSSFNFTIEFFRSVFLVQHGWMPRHAPKRVRSTLKLDKLDDISNRWVDSDVLIFNTGQWWVPGKLFETGCYFKVGDALKLGMSIPTAFKVALDTWASWVDRTINQARTRVFIRTFEPSHWSDQTRRFCNVTQYPTPDTQGRDRSVFTDIALDTVKNMTVPVTVLQITSMSASRSDAHVGTWSDKPLVPDCSHWCLPGVPDMWNEILLSHLIRIRSH; translated from the exons ATGATGCATAATTTCAGCAGGAGCACGTCATTAAATTTCAGCAGGAGCACGTCACTAAATTTCAGCAGAAGCAGTTCATTTAATCGCAAGGGAACAGCCTTGAGTGTTGGAAGCCCAAGAGTTAATGTCCGATCGAGCTGGGTGTCACGCCATTTTCGCATAATTATTGTGCTCGGTTACTCGGTCACATTCCTCCTTGCAATCTTTGCTAGTTACGCTTTTGTTGTCCCCAATTTAAAGATCACTTTCCATGGGGATACTTCTTTGAACACGAATGCATCCTTAagtgcttgtgatctttttgATGGAACTTGGGTCCAAGATGAGAGTTACCCGTTATACAATGCATCAAACTGCCCCTTTACTGAACAAGGATTCAATTGCTTGGCCAATGGTCGGAAAGATGATGAATATCTCAAATGGAGGTGGAAGCCAAGAAACTGTGATATTCCAAAGTTCAATGCTCAAATGGTCCTGGAATGGCTCAGGAACAAACGGTTGGTTTTTGTTGGAGATTCCATGAGTAGGACTCAGTGGGAGTCGCTTATATGTTTCCTTATGACTGGAGTGGATGATAAGAAGAGTGTTTATGAAGTTAACGGGAATACGATAACAAAAAGGATCAGGTTCTTAGGTGTCCGGTTCAGTTCATTCAATTTCACCATCGAATTTTTTCGGTCTGTTTTCTTGGTACAACATGGTTGGATGCCTAGGCATGCTCCAAAAAGGGTCAGATCAACGCTGAAGTTGGATAAATTGGATGATATAAGCAACCGGTGGGTTGATTCAGATGTTCTCATATTCAACACAGGGCAGTGGTGGGTGCCTGGGAAGCTCTTTGAGAC GGGTTGTTATTTCAAGGTTGGAGATGCATTGAAGCTAGGAATGTCTATTCCTACAGCCTTCAAAGTGGCCCTAGATACCTGGGCTTCATGGGTCGACCGAACAATCAATCAAGCAAGGACAAGAGTATTTATTCGCACTTTTGAACCATCTCATTGgag TGATCAAACTCGAAGGTTTTGCAATGTGACCCAGTACCCAACTCCAGACACTCAGGGAAGGGATCGAAGCGTATTCACGGACATAGCGTTGGATACAGTGAAAAACATGACAGTTCCAGTTACTGTCTTGCAAATAACATCAATGTCGGCTTCTCGGAGTGATGCCCACGTGGGCACATGGAGTGATAAACCGCTTGTGCCCGATTGCAGCCACTGGTGTCTCCCTGGAGTGCCTGATATGTGGAATGAGATTCTTCTCTCGCACCTTATAAGGATAAGAAGCCACTGA
- the LOC116199413 gene encoding uncharacterized protein LOC116199413 isoform X2: protein MAMMLLQLRLPGGKCGLVSAHVSMHTALRLSSLFLLLSVTFFGRSAAASCQQLHTCSSPTTSVSHPAAVSPSAMTARTCNLIEKMLCPKVRFHGCASSSYSSRSDACPEKIGDVSQLKCAFKLFDADFFPDSKVQEIAEGAVDYNIPIIRANRKSVASVDGGLQNPSPLVFNAKWGNASEQVNIKSRRFDYPSPSGIQRPKNDEDIAFMSVVGLGELIRTGQITSEELTRIFLQRLKRYGDVLQSVVSYTEELAFMQAKEADRLLAEGTYLGPLHGIPYGLKDIIAVPHYRTTWGSKTFKDQVLDIEAWVYKRLKSAGAVLVAKLATGSLAYDDIWFGGRTRNPWNIEEFSTGSSAGPAACTSAGMVPFAIGSETAGSMTYPAARCGVTALRPTFGSVGRTGVMSISESLDKLGPFCRTAADCAIILDAIRGKDPDDLSSRDISLDNPFTVDITKLTVGYLDDAEMEVIEVLKTKGVNMVPFKLNYTVESVQGILNFTMDVDMLAHFDEWQRQGKDAVYEAQDQWPVELRRARMISVVDYVQAQRARGKLIREVREGFEVDAFVGNATDWEKVCLGNLVGIPIIVVPTGFTSISNLPSGGSKRRTTLNTGIYAPPEKDHIALALAMAYQSVTDHHKQRPPIDDLAPDELAPGRESVVYPSRRLHM, encoded by the exons ATGGCGATGATGCTGCTGCAGCTTCGACTGCCCGGCGGCAAGTGTGGCCTCGTCAGCGCGCACGTGTCGATGCACACCGCTCTCCGTCTGTCGTCCCTCTTCTTGCTCCTCTCTGTTACCTTCTTCGGCAGGAGCGCCGCTGCTTCGTGTCAGCAGCTCCACACCTGCTCATCTCCAACGACCTCCGTCAGTCATCCGGCCGCCGTGAGCCCTTCCGCGATGACG GCGAGAACTTGTAACTTAATCGAGAAAATGTTGTGTCCGAAAGTTCGGTTTCATGGTTGTGCCTCCTCTTCTTATTCCAG CAGGAGCGATGCATGTCCGGAGAAGATTGGTGATGTTTCACAGCTTAAATGTGCATTCAAATTATTTGATGCGGACTTCTTCCCTGACAGTAAG GTCCAGGAGATTGCAGAGGGTGCAGTGGACTACAATATCCCCATAATCAGAGCAAACAGAAAATCTGTTGCCTCCGTTGATGGAGGTCTGCAGAATCCATCTCCATTAGTTTTCAATGCCAAGTGGGGCAATGCTAGTGAACAAGTGAACATCAAAAGCAGAAGATTTGATTACCCTTCACCGTCTGGCATACAAAGACCAAAGAATGATGAAGATATTGCATTTATGAGT GTTGTTGGACTAGGAGAGCTTATAAGAACAGGGCAAATTACATCTGAGGAGCTTACTAGGATCTTTCTGCAGAGATTAAAGAG GTATGGCGATGTGCTTCAATCTGTCGTATCCTACACGGAAGAATTAGCATTCATGCAAGCAAAAGAAGCTGATAGGTTGCTTGCTGAGGGGACATACCTTG GTCCTCTCCATGGGATTCCTTATGGATTGAAGGACATAATTGCGGTACCACATTACAGAACGACTTGGGGTTCAAAAACTTTCAAAGACCAGGTCCTTGACATTGAAGCTTGGGTTTACAAAAG GTTGAAATCCGCGGGTGCAGTTCTTGTTGCGAAGCTTGCCACTGGTTCACTGGCATATGATGATATATGGTTTGGTGGTAGAACAAGGAACCCTTGGAACATCGAGGAATTTTCCACTGGCTCGTCAGCTGGGCCCGCTGCCTGCACTTCAGCAG GCATGGTTCCCTTTGCAATTGGTTCAGAGACGGCTGGATCCATGACATATCCTGCAGCTCGATGTGGCGTTACTGCATTGCGCCCGACATTTGGTTCTGTTGGTCGGACTGGTGTTATGAGCATATCAGAAAGCCTA GATAAACTTGGCCCTTTCTGCAGGACAGCAGCAGACTGTGCAATCATACTGGATGCTATTCGAGGAAAGGATCCTGATGATCTATCATCAAGAGACATTTCACTTGATAATCCATTCACGGTGGACATAACAAAACTCACAGTTGGATATCTAGATGATGCCGAGATGGAG GTTATTGAAGTTCTTAAAACAAAAGGCGTCAACATGGTCcctttcaaattaaattacacAGTAGAGTCCGTTCAAGGCATACTCAATTTCACGATGGATGTGGATATGTTGGCCCACTTTGATGAGTGGCAGCGACAGGGGAAGGATGCTGTTTATGAAGCTCAAGATCAATGGCCTGTTGAACTGCGCCGCGCACGCATGATTTCAGTTGTGGACTATGTGCAG GCTCAACGAGCTAGGGGTAAACTGATTCGCGAAGTAAGAGAAGGCTTTGAGGTTGATGCATTTGTTGGAAATGCAACTGACTGGGAGAAAGTTTGCTTGGGAAATCTCGTGGGAATCCCTATCATCGTTGTTCCCACTGGATTTACTAGCATATCCAATCTGCCTTCTGGTGGGTCAAAACGAAGAACCACTTTGAACACTGGCATTTATGCTCCCCCAGAGAAGGATCACATC GCTCTAGCCCTGGCCATGGCTTACCAGTCGGTCACAGATCACCACAAGCAACGGCCGCCAATTGATGATCTTGCACCAGATGAGTTGGCTCCTGGCAGGGAATCAGTGGTTTACCCTTCTAGACGCCTACATATGTGA